The DNA window ccattatctaaatgtgtgtgttcttttaaaacagtatattttaatgataaattttaatttataagtttaatataaatttttaatttgggaaaaactaaaacatcgaaagtttgaaattcgatcaaatgaaaaagcggcagtaaagagaggctgtataatgcctgctatctcattttctcccacgttaaatcatatgatgaattgatgtttctgtctctctttaccgctgcatccggtttgaaatcacgacgattcgaaagaagtttatctatctcattttctcccacgttaaatcatatgaattaatgtttctgtctctttttactgtcgctttttcgttgcatccggtttgaaatcacaacgattctaaagaagtttcacttcaaaaagaaatatgaacaGATAATACAATCAATTACATCTATTAATTAGATGACGAGATTATGGAGACGATAACGTCCTCTCAGAAAATGATCAACATCTAATGTAATCTACAACCGTTCCAGAGTCCTTGACACAATTCGATTCTCTCTATGGTTTATAAAGAAGTGCAAAGATAATTGCTGAATCTAATgcactaatattattaagaggtAAAATGTGAGGTCGTAGGAGGTAATCTCTAGATCTACTAAACCGATTTTGAACATTCCATTATTCGAAAGATTCGTTATTTATATCCTCTGTGCTTAATTTTGTAGTTGGACTTGATTTATCAATGTTTACGGTTCACCGGTTCTCGGGGCGGGTCGTAagtttactataataaatatatagaaaaaaatgaaacGACAACAGAATCAAAAAAGATGCATTAATAGGTAATCTAGTACAAGTGCACTTGCACACAATGGAAATTGAAAAGAACCCGCGCCTTTGCCCTCCGATCTCCCGTTCCACCTCCACACGAAACCTCCATCGCTCTCCGCCCCACTCCAGGTGGCATCGATCGCAGTGCGCTTGGCAACAACTATTCGGTGTATCCGTTAGTTATCATTGCAACGGCAACTCTAATTCTATAACTTAAGCTTAAACAACTTTACCAATCGAACTAACCATTTTGTTTACGGCTAATTGTTCTTCGTGTACTTTGTTCTCATATAACTAAGAGTTACTGCATACAATATAAACTGTGGGCGCCTTTGTGTCATAGACACGGTTGAGGGAGCATAACCAACGGGGTAGCAACAACGCCTTCGGCTGCACTCTTGTCTCTTACAcatttataatctaaatatgtatttctttaaaataaatgtatctttcCGTTTTGAACATTTCAATTTCGAAAATTATCCtcagtaaattaattagtaataaaaactgtGAAAagcaataacattttattactcCTTAAAAACCTTCGAAGAGGCTGATTCGCTCAAAATGCATCTACTTTTTATAGGTACAAGTATAAAGACTAGACTTAACACGTATACATTTgctctgaaaataaataaagttaaatattgtatttaaaccaACAAAAGCAGCGTCGGTGATGCCTCTGGTGGTGGGTGTGGCGGAGGATCCACCCGTGCAGCGTCAGATAGATGCCATCCGGGTCTTTCGCAACGTCTCCGACGACTTGCTGGTTGTGGACCTAGAGACGTTCGTTACCGAGCACCGGCGTGTGATGGAGAAACCCCATTACTTCGACCCCAGTGTTAAGGAGACCAAAATAAAAACCCTCGACCTCATGAAACAGGCCATCTATGGAACTCAGGTTAAATAAGAttctgaatatttaaaaaatggcaGCTTAAATATCCTCGGTCGTCTAAAATGGTGTTTCGTGATGCAGATGCGGCTGCGTGACCTCGACGGCGTGATGGAGCGATACAAAGATAACCAAGCGTTCCAGATGGCATTCCTTTTCTACCGGCTGGACCAGCTCATCGTAGACATGCGCCGTATCTACACTTTGGCACTCAACAAGCGGTTGCTCAAGCCCATGTACCAGCACATCATCTGGTACGAGCACCTCGCCAGAAAGCACGTTGACGTGCTGTATCTAGTGCAGTTCGTGATCGACACGCACGGGCGAGTGATGAAGAAGAGCAACTTCGCCGTTCAGCCTATGGCGAATCAATGATCTTGAACATTCTATacgaaatgtattaaaacgaATATATATCATTCTTGTATAAAAAACGCTAGAAAATTCGACCCACAACTTCTTATGCAATCCATAATTTTATTCCAGTATTCATCTCCAAATGAGTTTTCAAAAATTTCGTTTGCGctttcaatttaatatcaaagtaTTAATCCACGCGAAAGTTGTTCTTATTTCAGAAAGAGTTGTATGctcaaatgtatttattgaataGAATGGGAACGCATATGTTTTTTAAGATGACAGGTTCTGTGCTCGCGAATTGCAGCGCAGTATAGTTTTACAGTAAACCGAGTTAAACGTTCACctaaataatacacaaatatgaAATAGGTATGTCATAAAGATACTTTTTCGCTCAAGAAATGATATAACTGAAGTAAGATTAAGCCAGAGCGCTCACCGCGCGCGGAGCGATGCGGTCGTAGGCGCGGCAACGTCGCTCGACGCTCGATCGCTCGCTCAGTATAGCGCGAGGCTCGCATCGGGAGGCCGCGCCGCCCGAGCCATGAACAACGACAAGATGAACACGCGCGAATACCGCGAGCGCCTAATCGACGAAGTGAAGAAGAATCCGGTGCTTTACGACACGCGCCACGAGAACCATCGCGACATCGACGTGCGGGACCGTTGCTGGCTCGAGATCTCCGAGCGCCTTGGGGCCAACTGTGAGTGCGGAGCCTTAGCTCGTAGTCATTCTTCACGGCGAAATGCACTTTAAAGTGCTCTGTACTACAGTACATTTCACGGTAACATTACGTTTGAATGCGAGCGTcgacataataatattgtcgttataataatatgaaattgtaGCGTCAGCAGTAGCGCCTATTCCTTAAATGCAAATAACAAAAGTAATTTAGTATTTCAGGACAGCTGAGGAGAGGCCAAATATCAGTGTAAAGTTAgagtactataattaaataataacattaaaataaaaggattACACAgcatcatttttcattttaagacATCAAATCTTATTTCATGATTgagagtaataaataaagatcccaagaatcaaaatcaatattGACTATCCTTACTTAAATCACAATGAGTCTATGGAACTCATCATCTACAAGCAGACAGTGCAGATTAGCTTGGATTGGCTGTAAGGATAAGAGAAAATTAACAATCGGTACTTCTGGAAATCAtttcttgtttaaatttagGTGAGGTGTTAAAACGTGAATGGAAGATCCTGCGCGATTCCCTCCGACAGTCGCTCAAAAAGAGCAATCGAGGCGGCACCACCAAGGCGGGTGCGCCTTGCAAGAAGTGGCGCTTTCAGTCTCGGATGGCTTTTGTGCTGCCTTACATGACTATAAGAAGGTAGCTTCACAAATGATTCCCACTGAgatttacattttttcttGCTTTCCCTTTTACTAACACTGACCGTTATAATTACAGGAACCGACGTGTCATCAAAGACGACATCAAGATGGACGAGTCCGAATTGCCGTCGGATCAGGATCTGGAGACGGAGACGTGGGGAGCGTCGGAAGCACCGGAAGAGGGTGGTGAGCACGAGGCCTTGGAGCTGTTCTTCGCGTCAGTATGTCAGAGCAGCAAGCGGCTTCCGCGGCGGCTACAAGCTACACTTAAAAGGCAGGTCCTGGACGCTCTGCTGCGTGCCGAAGAACAGTGCGACGATAAGCTTTCCCCCAATAAATGGGACTCAGTCGCGTCGTAGGGCAACCGAATTCTACTGAAACCTGTAACTTACTCAGATCGAGCTAAGAAAGCGTCGCATTtagaacaattaaattaagtaggtttgtatgtaagtgcgtTTTAGCAATCTCTCAATCTTTATGACGATTTTTGAGGTGACGAGTTCTTGCAGAAGCAGAAAACACGATGACGTGATTTAGAGCCTTCCtcactattatatttaataagactgctttaacttatttaaacaggtgttatttatattaaattttattttttaactggtgtgatttttaaaatgtaaaaagatatatatttctcTGTATTGTCTTCTTATTGCGACATGAAGGTTTgctatgttaattttttctcgCGTATAAATGGAATATGCCTTAGGGGCTCCTTAATATTCTTGAAAATTgctaaactaaaatgttgatagTTGAACACTCAacaggaaaaatatttaaaagtagatTTGAAGGCTTCCAATATCAATATTGTCGCCGGTGCGAGGTAATTTCCGACGAGCCTCAACACCCGCCCCCGACAAAAACGCCGCTtcaaatatttagaagaaaGTATTTGCAGACTGGCCTTACCGATGAATTCATTTTCTCAATATTTTTACGAATCGATTACAAGGGACATCCATTTTgtacaatattcttaagttaattaatttgggGGAGAGTTCACGAATGGTTACTTCTGCAAACGATTTTTTATCAACCTGCCATTGTATGAATAAACGCCACTAAATATCTCATAGGAACGGTTCATTTACGATTTAGATTCATCATTAGATTCGGCGCTTCAGAAGACAACGATTGCCTCAGAAACAAGGAGCTTTTCATCTCGGGCATCATATTCCTAACAAACAACACATATTTTAGTTTACAAGTTTTATACAGTAGTTAGACGAATAAAATATCAGTgaatgtgtaataaaaataattatatacaattttaattaattaattatccttttaatattgtatcacAAATGTTTGACCCTATAAATAATTGGCTACAcatttcaatcaatcaaaatatctttattcatttaggtaaacatgtacacttatgaacgtaaagaaaaaccaattaaattaatcgtaaatttacatttaccaccagttcgcaagtcaagggcgtagagcgggtaagaagaactggcaagaaactttccgccattcttttcaatcgccaagttagCAATTTATCTCAGTATCTCGGTTTGATCTGAATTAGCCATATTAGATGTTTTGGATACTTACAGCAAATAATGAATACATCATggacaatataaatattcatgatCACGTTTATGCTACCTTAGCAACTATTGAGTTGTCAGGGTCAAATCTAagtaaaaaaacgtttaattGCGCTCAATTCAAATCAGCGTCGTAGTACCAGAAGTGACTTTAGCATCGTAAAAACGGTAAATACAATCGAAAccttgaaaattataaaaaaacgagGCAGTAGTCACGTTTGTAGTGGCGCTGCGGGGAGCAGTCTATGTCAGAATTAGAGTAAagcaatacaaaatatctttatacattaaaaaatctttatatttatatatgacaatATTGGAagaattagaataaaaaaatttcgtGGGCCTCGTAAGTAAGAATTCAATCCAAATCTTACTTATTctattatctatctatctatctaagatattattatctattatctaTCTTTCctttaggtatataaattatagtctCCATAAGAGATAACGTAAATATATCTAAcatacagtatatataatatgtatgtatgtataatttacgATGCGTTCCGCGTTATGCGAACTAAACATCCACAGAGATACAATACAAGAATAGGACTTCCTTAGTTCCAACAGAAAGAAGACCATTCTCAAAGCAGTTTACGCTGTAATTGAAACGtgatatcaaataatataatatggttGTAAGATAGAGAGAAATGTAAAGTGCGGTGGCAGCTTTCAAGGATAGCGTGACGAGATCCCGAAGGCGAGAAATCGATAGAAACGTGTCGGAAAAAGCCGAGCTCGCAACAACACTACTTTTTTCCAAAAAATGtgacagattttatttaaaaaaaaaacaaacatttataccTAAGCTGAACGTTTAATTCGTGAGCAATGATTTGCGATTTATGTAATCGTGTGAAGTTGTCCGCTCTTCAATTGTACACGCTCGCGAGGGTTTAACTGCCAGGTTCCAGTTACACTAACTATTTCGTGTTTTATCGAGACAATAACATTAGAAAGTGTAAAAgtctttctttaaaaatatctttttagaCTTGAGTAACACCACGGACTTGtgaaatttaagtataaatcaCCGAAGCCATTGTCATAATGAActgttaacaattattaatgttttgcaatatattttttaatgtagcggtcttaatttaagtaaattaatatgataGCAAATCTCGATCGCCTTTACcgtatgaaaattattattaaaatctcacTGGAACTTCCGAGAAATTATCATCCATTAAAAGAAGTCACGGTTAGTTACTGCGAACAAAGTATTGCCGTCCTAAATATCTCGTTTTGCCCGAATTTAAATAGTctgttgttttttgtttagctGCTTAAAATTTTCATCACCTTACAGTAAAACTCAATCGTAGTGAGTATCTTGTGTGTAACTAGACaccattttttatacataaattaagttttatacctctgaaatattattgattcTATAATTTACACatgtatttgaattttgtttataacgtGTGTATTATGAGATTTATTATCAaatcgtgttttgttttgatagTTATTCTGTAAAAATTGTCAGTTGGCAGCATTGTGTCGGCGACAGACTGTCTACTGTTACTGAGAGAGATGTCATTACTAAACCACCTACGAAAGACAAGGACAAAGCTCACGTGACGTGTCGAAAGAGGGTCTTCTATCTTCCTTTAACCTTCGCGTTAGAAGGAGACAGTGAAGGTCATGGCGTCCTTCAGAGCgtccattttaaaataatatgcgtatgaattgtaataatttgttagtATTGCGATCATAAAGTGAGATCATAGTCTTGgagatattattaatcatttttaataagtaaatgttAGTTGTTTAAGTCTTAAAGAACTACAGATTACATACTACGTAATTCAATTCTTCATGATAGAACTGCGTTTCTTATCGAATCTTGTCTAATCTTGTCCGTGATTTCAAGTTAACAACTCAGATGTGAGATGATATGCGATTTTCAGTTTGCTTTGTTAAGTTGAATCACTTGTTCACTTAaaccatattataatataaacgcTTGAAACTTTAAAACAACTTGTGTGTTCGAATTATCCCATAGTTAGGGGGCTTTTCattttcatgtaaatatttcctaaaaatacatacaactagataagaataataaattccgTCACGATATCTCAAATCGAGGAATGTAAAGATGTATGTATGTAGAGTTGAATTTCTCGAAATTGTCAGGTGGCATAAAATGAATGGGGTCACCTTTCCCTCACACTTCGGCGTCCTTCACCCACTTAGCCTGGAGTTAAAAAGTCATGCAGATAGGAAGCATTTtggaatttaataatgtaggtAGCTATCGTGTTATTAGCGGGCAGCAGTCTGGCGGCGTGACGGGATGACGTCGCTCACAATTAATTCCCTCAAGCCGATCGTTAGTCGTTACATAGCGATTATTTCTCAGGTGCCTGACATGACCTCCGTTCCTTAATTTACTTCGCTTTCATGCCTCTGCATCAACAGATGCCTCTTACATGCCTGCTTACAATGTCAcagaacaataaatattgaggCGCCTACAAATGACATAAATCTTTGTGCAATACGTGATTGCAGaaaattttagaataaaatttgtacGCAATTTCGATAACTGATACATGTGCGGTGTTAGCGATGCATCGGGTGGGTGGTGTCTCCCGGACGGCGCTCAGTCGGCCGGGCGTCGCCACTGACGTGACTCGCATTATCGTAATGTATGGGACCTAACTACGTGACACATATGTATCTGGCCCGCTAGCACGCGCTGTAACCGTTGCGTTGCGTGCCGTTACTTAACGTGGCGGTGAAGTTACAGACGAAACAAAGGCGAAAGTCGCTCGGCAAAAGGCAACAAGTGGCCGAAATGGTTAACACGAACTGCGCAGTTTTCCGGTGCACCTCGTCCTCCCACAAACACAAGGGACTCCGGTTCCATCAGTTTCCACGTGACGAAAGGTTGGATATCTTTCAATGTAGTTTATCACCAACattgaatattaaacatgACGAgtacataaattgtttctcTCAGATGCCACTTGTGGGTGAAGGCGTGCAATCGTGCCGATCTGCAGGGCAAGGACGTCGACCAGCTAAAGAATATGCACATTTGCAGTCTTCACTTTGAACATCGCATGTACGGGAAGCTCCTTCTCAAGAAATCGGCAGTGCCCACTTTGAACTTACCGGCCATCGCGACGAGGACCGTGTTCACACAGACTGACAACCCCGATGCCCATATGGCGCTTCACATTCTCACCAGCCAGGGAGTGCAGACGGAGGGCAGATACGAGAGGTCGACCGTGAATCTcgaccaattcttaaaggccTGCGACGAGTTCCTACCTCGAAGCCTGGGCTCGTTCGTCAAGGCTCACATTTATCTGGCCGACCAGACCCGCTGACATGTAGTTATAGTGTTGTTTATTACTTAGTTCGTCAGCTTCGAGTAATCTAGTCTCGAGCGAGGCCCACGGTGTTGCGCTTCTTAGACGAAGAAGTTTTCTTCATCTATTCAAGAGCTAATGTTAAGCAGATAATGTAGGCTTcactttttattaagatattgtttgttttgagaGATCTACGGATGTTAACTTTCGAAGACTTTATGTCGATCAAAATTTAGCCCACTGTTATTTAAGTGTATTGATTCAAGGGCTATATCTTActgattatttatgtatacgtatttctattataagaacaatatattatgtgttaacTGGAGGAACTTAAACGTATTACGCAAACGCACAACTATTGAACgcatgtaaaacatttttaactttcaacaattatcatttaagtgttttatattttcagtgacTACGATTtcgttgaataataaaaaaatcgtaccTCAGTTTCATTACAAGTACAAAGAAGTAAAACATTCACCCGCCAAACTGACTCGCTCAGAGGAAGAACAACCTTCCTTTGTTTCTAAAACTTTGCAGCTACAGATTAATATAAGACGGAGGTTAAATGTCCTCGTGAGCTAGTGAGACGGCCACAACGTTCACTTTATTGCAATATGTTCAGGTTGCTACgaggaattattttattttgcctCAATAACAAAGTACCGTGACATTGGCATGTTCAGTATATTTAACAGAATAAcagttaagtttttaattatgtctaAAAATAGCAACGGAGAGAATTCACGTCGAACAAGGCTGAATTAGTATAAAGTTGTCGTGGAGTATGATGACTGAGGAGGTATTCTTAGCAGCACCGAATGCATGTTTCAAATAAAGACAAGTATCGCCTAATGACGTGAGAGACcgtattaaacataaacaaaatactaatTCTTATTCGAGTCGCGCCAAGGCTAATGTctaaataatagttaagtGACTATGTGTATGAGAACGATTGTTATCCGTTTTcgatttttagtatattttactttctaaaatattttatacacatatatgtatatgtacgattgaattataaacctataatatatatatatatatacataaataatatatatgacgTGATCTCTATctcattatgttttttttttctctcatAATATTAGTGTGAACTGAATAAAAACCCATCCAGCAATTTTTTATCCGCCCGGAGCACACAGCCATAGAACAATAACAAACAATTCAAGTTCAAGGTTTCAAACTAATCGTGGAACTTTTTCGCAATTAAAAGCTCCTCTCCGGTTTAGGCAATTTGAACGGTCGGTCGACTTCGTAGAGTTCAAAACACACTGTTATCATATCGTCTTATTAATAATCTCACCGGAGTCCGTGACATAATGGCGCAAAAAACTTGACAAGTCAAGGTTTACATCGATACGATGTGTAAAAAGCGCATGGCAACACTGTCCAACGTACAGTAAAGTCGTTGGTGTGTGTTATGTATATCTGTTCACAGCTGCAAATTTGATACAATTAGgattttcttttctaatacatatattcaatatcaagcactttttatatgtaataggagTTTTTTGAacggtatatttatataatttttgaactTAAACAAAGCATGTGTAATTTCCTGCTAAAGtaaatgaataattgaatAGATGGAAAAGTCGCTGGTGCTGTGGCTGGCACGCGGCAGAGGCACGGGTCCCGCCGCGTGACTGCTGATGCTTAAGGCTTGCAGGCCGAGTGGCGACAGACTACAGAGCTTGCCGAACCGTAGGTTGGACGATTTGTTCGCGGACAACGGCCACATCCGGGTGGGGTCAGGTGGGGTCAGGCGGGTCAGCATACACCAACAACTATTGCTGCTAAGTACATAGTACATACGTCTAACCTAAAGAGAAACGAAGCGGTCTACCGGAGTTAATCACTGCCAGGGAAGGCTTCGcaattagttattaggtatataaaatgctatttttgAAGGTCTCTTAAAAACTAACAATCCTCTTTGCTATTAAAACATTGAAGAGCCAACAAGCAGGgatatgaaaacattttttttacaaaataaagctATCCTCTCATCGTTGTCGTCGTTGTTTTAGAAGAgagagttaaaaatataataaaatgtttttagaaGAATTGATTGTGATCAGGGTTATAAACGTCTTTCTACCCaggttattgtttattatattttgtagctTTGCATTTGTTGCGTTTTACCATCATATACCGTATAATTTGAACTTGCAGTTGATGCAACATTAATAAGGAACCGGCTGCAGTTAATGTTAATCTGTATGTGCTTAAATGTcttgttaaaacattttatatctcTCTCTCTAATTACGACGCATGAAAGGGACACTATATTAAAACTGACTCGTTATACAGTAGCTCAATAATTGTTATTGGCGTCTTGCTGGGAGAAAATGGTCTCTAAGAGCGGgcaatagattttaaattccaTCAGAACAATGATGAACAGTGTCGAGCAATAAAACATAACTGCCGCACTCCATGTTACATCGCTGTGCCCAAAAGTAAACGAGCACACTATAGATAACGACTCTGTGTAGAACGACTCAAGTGACATTAACGTACGAGCCATTCAAGATCTTACAGTGAACGTAAAAGATGTGAGATTGGTTTGTGTCGGGTCGGAAGTTGCGCACAGAAAGGGTCGTGGCCAGGCAACGAGATGTTAGATTAGAGCGTAAACAAGTTTGGTATCTACACGTGTACAGACCGAGTCGAGGCGAGAGCTCCACACAAAAGGTACAGAAAGGTTTTCTTCGTTTTAATATCACGTTGTTCTGTAAAAGACATATACAgttggaaaaaataattactatgtatttgaataaacaaaacGAATAGTACTGAAATAATACAACAAAGCTTTACTCGAAGATAGGATGTGTTTAAAGACATAAACGCTTCccaaaattatcttaattggAGTAAATTCAATTACGTACTTCTCACTCGCGGTTCGCGCGCTGACATCATACTTAATTACATGTCTCAAAGTAATAcactgattaattattatagttatgtattaactggttctttatattaatcttaataatctcataaaaataatgcattGCCGAAAACTTACTTATAagctgaattttatttttactcataagtatttcaaaaagttaagttgtaaattttaattcccTTGGATACTTCTTTATGATTTTAGtacttagttattgttttgataattttgaTCCAGAGATGCGACCTCCTTAGATTTTTGATTAAAAGTGGTGGTGTTGGAGAGGGGGTCAAGTGACCGGTAGTTGTTTCAGCAAATGCTTCCACTTTGTTGGCTGTTTGTTCCGAATCCAGTCTATTTCTGAAGACAATCATGAGTTGCCCGCGAAGTGAATTGCTTGTCTTGCAATTAACGCGTGTGCTATCATTTTGTTAGCACATTGCAGCTTTAGCTTTCCACGTGTCatgacaaattcaaaacttaTTTACTTACGCTGGTTGACAATTAGCGTCGATTactttacattgttttatacttTGTTACTTGTGTTATACTGTTTACGACGAAAACGTATAAGTACCtacatatattgaaaaaataaaggatataagttttctttaatgtgattaaaacgtaactatttaaaaagatcAAGGCAATGCAGTTTTATACATAAGAgtgaattttttacatattatgataAGCTTATATTGTGCATGACGCTTTGAGTCatttacatgaataaaaacaattcataTCAAGGTCAATCTGGCAAATATGGCAAATTGAACTGTATCACAGGGCGATAAAGATCGTACAAGCGAATCTGCACAGCCTAGGTTTAAACGAACACAGCTGCAGTGGATATTAGCTCGTGGAACTTGTATTGTAATACCGTAACTAGGTATATGTAACTAAGCGCACACAACCGACAAACGTGACTCGGTAACTAACGAGCGTACGGGCAATTTCAGTTCGCTTTGCGTGGCAATAATGCTCATTTAAGCATAAGCGGGCAGTAACTCGGTCGGCAATACTTGGTGTGCCTCGGTTTtcgaatatataaatgatttgtgCGACTTTAGCGCTTGTTCCGAGGAGGTTCTGACTATATTTATGTGAgggaattaatatttacaaactatGATACGAGGTAAGCGGCGTGAGTCAGAGTGAGCAAACAGACTGAGCGACGCCGGTGTTGCCATGTAGTGCTAAGTGAGGCTTAAGTGTTCATTAAACACTTACTTTGTAACGAGGATTATACTTCAGGCCGTTTTACGATGTCACTTTATATTTTGTGGGCTTTTATGACTGTACGTGGACAATTAATATTCTTACGACGAATGAGCCGTAGAGGTCAGATCGGTTCCGACGCGTTTCATACGGCGCGGGCGCTCATTGTTGAAGACAACGCCTTGACACGACACGACACTGCTTAAGTGCTTAAAGATCGAACAAATCACGATTCATTTACGGAGTCAGTTAATTATTAGGTTGCGGTGATGTTCATTACACACGATGTACATACTTATCTAATACAATGAAGACGAAAGCGCCTTGgccaacaaatattattttagtaattagagATTCTTCCATAGCTTCTGGAAATGGGCAGAACTACACAAACTCACCATTTCGAATAAAACTATGAGCCATCTTCACCTGATAATTCaccttttaatttctttattgctTATAATCCAATAATGGTTTTAGTAGCCAGTCAATGATCAAGTTGTTTACTCCTTAAAAATCTATATGGCTGCTGATGCTACCGTACAAACTTAACCTTTAGGTAATATCTCATTACTTTGGGGCAGATTCGTTTGAAAAATCTACGAATAATTTAGCCGCGAACATTTTGTGATGCTTAGTAcaaattctataatataacttaGTAAAAAGCTCGGGTAATTAAACAGTGACGAGTTTTTAATAATCGACTTAATGACAATagcctatatattatataattgaataaagatGAATTAAACAGAATTATAATCCACCCGAGTCAATGTTATAAAGTAGATTCGTGCAAACTTAAAATTCGTGCATAGGAGGAATAACGATATTATCATAATGTCCGCCGTAATTAAGGAGGCTTCCTTTAATGAGGgatcaaaagaaaaataagcaTTTAGG is part of the Pieris rapae chromosome 21, ilPieRapa1.1, whole genome shotgun sequence genome and encodes:
- the LOC110999120 gene encoding uncharacterized protein LOC110999120, translated to MNNDKMNTREYRERLIDEVKKNPVLYDTRHENHRDIDVRDRCWLEISERLGANCEVLKREWKILRDSLRQSLKKSNRGGTTKAGAPCKKWRFQSRMAFVLPYMTIRRNRRVIKDDIKMDESELPSDQDLETETWGASEAPEEGGEHEALELFFASVCQSSKRLPRRLQATLKRQVLDALLRAEEQCDDKLSPNKWDSVAS